A genomic segment from Pseudomonas sessilinigenes encodes:
- a CDS encoding sulfate ABC transporter substrate-binding protein yields MKKLFSASLLAAGLALAGAAQAAPTLLNVSYDVMRDFYKDYNAAFQKHWKAEHNENITLQMSFGGSSKQARSVIDGLPADVITMNMATDINALADNGKLVPDNWVTRLPDNSAPFTSATVFIVRKGNPKALKDWPDLLKDGVQVIVPNPKTSGNGRYTYLSAWGYVLKNGGDENKAKDFVGKLFKQAPVLDTGGRAATTTFMTNQIGDVLVTFENEAEMIAREFGRDQFEVIYPSVSAEAEPPVSVVDKVVEKKGTRAAAEEYLKYLWSPEGQEIAANNYLRPRDPKVLAKFTDRFPKVDFLSVEKTFGDWRSVQKTHFNDGGIFDQIYTNAK; encoded by the coding sequence GTGAAAAAACTCTTCAGCGCTTCGCTCCTGGCCGCCGGCCTGGCCCTGGCTGGCGCCGCCCAGGCCGCACCGACCCTGCTCAACGTTTCCTACGACGTGATGCGCGACTTCTACAAGGACTACAACGCCGCCTTCCAGAAGCACTGGAAGGCCGAGCACAACGAAAACATCACCCTGCAGATGTCCTTCGGCGGCTCCAGCAAGCAAGCGCGCTCGGTGATCGACGGCCTGCCGGCGGACGTCATCACCATGAACATGGCCACCGACATCAACGCCCTGGCGGACAACGGCAAGCTGGTCCCGGACAACTGGGTCACCCGCCTGCCGGACAACAGCGCCCCCTTCACCTCGGCCACGGTGTTCATCGTGCGCAAGGGCAACCCCAAGGCATTGAAGGACTGGCCGGACCTGCTCAAGGACGGCGTGCAGGTGATCGTGCCCAACCCCAAGACCTCGGGTAACGGTCGCTACACCTACCTCTCGGCCTGGGGCTACGTGCTCAAGAACGGCGGCGACGAGAACAAGGCCAAGGACTTCGTCGGCAAGCTGTTCAAGCAGGCGCCGGTGCTGGACACCGGTGGCCGCGCCGCCACCACGACCTTCATGACCAACCAGATTGGCGACGTGCTGGTGACCTTCGAGAACGAGGCGGAAATGATCGCCCGCGAATTCGGCCGCGACCAGTTCGAGGTGATCTACCCGAGCGTCTCCGCCGAAGCCGAGCCTCCGGTGTCGGTAGTGGACAAGGTGGTGGAGAAGAAAGGCACCCGCGCCGCCGCCGAGGAATACCTGAAGTACCTGTGGTCGCCGGAAGGCCAGGAGATCGCCGCCAACAACTACCTGCGCCCGCGGGATCCGAAGGTGCTGGCCAAGTTCACCGACCGCTTCCCGAAAGTCGACTTCCTTTCGGTGGAGAAGACCTTCGGCGACTGGCGCAGCGTGCAGAAGACCCACTTCAACGACGGCGGGATCTTCGACCAGATCTACACCAACGCCAAGTGA
- a CDS encoding ion transporter codes for MGNSDNWRQRLYVMIFQTDTVAGRRFDTTLLLIILASLVIVILDSIDQVHRDYANVLAYIEWGFTLIFAIEYGLRLYCSPKPLRYAFSFYGLVDLLAIVPGILALYYSDAQYLLIIRIIRMLRIFRVLKLAPYLKQAHYLLDALRGSKQKILVFLLSVCTLVTVFGTLMYVVEGPEHGFTSIPKGIYWAIVTLTTVGYGDIVPKTVIGQVISSMVMITGYSIIAVPTGIFTAELASAMRGEQLKHDCPVCRKNHHEPAAAFCSRCGNALFKKME; via the coding sequence ATGGGTAACAGCGACAACTGGCGGCAACGCCTCTACGTGATGATCTTCCAGACCGACACCGTGGCTGGAAGACGCTTCGATACCACCTTGCTGCTGATCATTCTCGCCAGCCTGGTGATCGTGATCCTCGACAGCATCGACCAGGTGCACCGCGACTACGCCAACGTCCTGGCGTACATCGAATGGGGCTTCACCCTGATCTTCGCCATCGAGTACGGGCTGCGCCTGTACTGTTCGCCCAAGCCGCTGCGCTATGCCTTCAGCTTCTACGGGCTGGTGGACCTGTTGGCGATCGTCCCCGGGATCCTCGCCCTGTACTACAGCGACGCCCAGTACCTGTTGATCATCCGCATCATCCGCATGCTGCGGATCTTCCGGGTGCTCAAGCTGGCGCCCTACCTCAAGCAGGCTCACTACCTGCTCGACGCCCTGCGCGGCAGCAAGCAGAAGATCCTGGTGTTCCTGCTCAGCGTCTGCACCCTGGTCACGGTGTTCGGCACCCTGATGTACGTGGTCGAAGGCCCGGAGCACGGCTTCACCAGCATTCCCAAGGGCATCTACTGGGCCATCGTCACCCTGACCACCGTGGGCTACGGCGATATCGTGCCCAAGACGGTGATCGGCCAGGTGATCTCGTCCATGGTGATGATCACCGGTTACTCGATCATCGCCGTGCCCACCGGGATCTTCACCGCCGAACTGGCCAGCGCCATGCGTGGCGAACAGCTCAAGCACGACTGCCCGGTGTGCCGCAAGAACCACCATGAACCGGCCGCCGCCTTCTGTTCACGCTGCGGTAATGCCCTTTTTAAGAAAATGGAATAA